The bacterium genome contains a region encoding:
- a CDS encoding peptide chain release factor 2 (programmed frameshift) codes for MKERISDLEEKFTGLRSSFDTAALAATRDELRERASAPDFWNNQRKARETMSELSRIEKIIETLERLEKEIGEADELYEMFAGDSQSEKDLSRTLDKAEQELRDLEISLVLSDPNDSKMAIMTIHPGAGGVESCDWAEMLYRMYLRYFERKGYKANVLDFQPDDVAGIKDATIEVSGEFAYGMLKGESGIHRLVRVSPFDAAKRRHTSFVSVFVMPEIEDVEVSISPDDLRIDTYRAGGHGGQNVNKLSTAIRITHIPTGIVVQCQNERSQHQNKENAMKVLRARVYAYEQEKANKEREKLEDAKTEIAWGHQIRSYVLFPYQMIKDHRTEHEQHNVDAVLDGDIEEFLNATLLWQASARKS; via the exons ATGAAGGAACGTATCTCAGACCTGGAAGAAAAGTTCACC GGATTAAGGAGTTCCTTTGACACAGCCGCTTTAGCGGCAACAAGAGATGAGCTGAGGGAACGGGCTTCGGCACCTGATTTCTGGAATAACCAAAGAAAAGCGCGCGAAACAATGAGTGAACTTTCGCGCATTGAAAAAATCATCGAGACCCTTGAGCGCCTTGAAAAGGAAATAGGCGAGGCTGATGAACTTTATGAGATGTTTGCAGGCGATTCTCAGTCGGAAAAAGACCTTTCAAGGACGCTGGATAAAGCCGAGCAAGAACTTCGCGACCTAGAGATATCGCTTGTGCTCTCCGATCCGAACGATTCAAAAATGGCAATAATGACGATCCATCCAGGAGCCGGAGGTGTTGAAAGCTGCGACTGGGCGGAGATGCTCTATCGTATGTATCTGAGATACTTTGAGAGGAAGGGATATAAAGCGAATGTTCTCGACTTTCAGCCCGACGATGTTGCGGGAATAAAGGATGCAACCATTGAGGTTTCAGGCGAGTTTGCTTACGGAATGCTTAAAGGCGAATCAGGAATTCACAGACTGGTTAGAGTTTCTCCATTCGATGCTGCAAAGCGCAGGCATACGTCGTTTGTGTCCGTTTTTGTAATGCCCGAGATAGAAGATGTAGAGGTCTCTATTAGTCCTGATGATTTAAGGATCGATACTTACCGGGCGGGCGGTCATGGCGGGCAGAACGTCAATAAACTTTCAACCGCTATAAGGATAACTCATATTCCGACAGGCATTGTCGTTCAGTGCCAGAATGAACGTTCGCAGCATCAAAACAAAGAGAATGCGATGAAGGTCCTGCGAGCACGGGTGTATGCCTATGAACAGGAAAAAGCGAACAAGGAGAGGGAGAAGCTGGAGGATGCCAAAACAGAAATAGCGTGGGGACATCAGATACGTTCATACGTGCTCTTTCCTTACCAGATGATTAAAGACCATCGCACCGAACACGAGCAACACAATGTAGATGCGGTACTTGATGGCGACATTGAGGAGTTTCTCAACGCAACGCTTCTCTGGCAAGCGAGCGCCCGTAAAAGCTAA